A part of Solibacillus sp. FSL H8-0538 genomic DNA contains:
- a CDS encoding inositol monophosphatase family protein — protein sequence MDFKRLDEFAKDMLFEAGRRIRESFSYDLEIETKSGANDLVTNIDRETELFFIERIKTFDPSYRILGEEGMGEKVDNLDGVVWIIDPIDGTMNFVKQHRHFMISVGLFVDGVGKLGYIFDVMREDLFYAIAGEGAWYNDSPLRKLQPVVIEEAVIGINASWVTPNPKINHEKLIELVRAVRGTRSYGSAAMEIAFVVSGKLDAYISMRLAPWDIGGGTIIAKEVGAIATNLHGEWFDFLSNDTFIIANPHIHQLILDKYIEEK from the coding sequence GTGGATTTTAAACGTTTAGATGAATTTGCAAAAGACATGCTTTTTGAAGCGGGGAGACGCATCCGTGAATCGTTCTCCTATGATTTAGAAATTGAAACGAAATCAGGTGCCAATGATTTAGTAACAAATATTGACCGCGAAACAGAGTTATTTTTTATTGAACGCATTAAAACATTTGATCCATCTTATCGAATTCTGGGTGAAGAGGGAATGGGGGAAAAGGTTGATAATTTAGATGGCGTTGTGTGGATTATTGATCCGATCGATGGGACGATGAATTTTGTGAAGCAACATCGACATTTTATGATTTCAGTGGGCCTGTTTGTAGACGGTGTTGGTAAGCTAGGGTACATATTTGATGTAATGCGCGAAGATTTATTTTATGCGATTGCTGGTGAGGGTGCTTGGTATAATGACTCCCCATTGCGCAAACTACAGCCTGTCGTAATTGAAGAAGCGGTTATTGGGATAAATGCAAGCTGGGTGACGCCGAATCCTAAAATTAACCATGAAAAATTGATCGAATTAGTACGGGCAGTTCGAGGGACACGCTCGTATGGCTCTGCTGCAATGGAAATTGCCTTTGTGGTGAGTGGCAAGCTGGATGCGTATATTTCAATGCGCCTTGCACCTTGGGATATTGGCGGTGGAACAATTATTGCTAAAGAAGTTGGCGCAATAGCAACGAATTTACATGGGGAATGGTTTGATTTCTTATCCAATGATACATTCATTATTGCCAATCCTCATATTCATCAATTAATCTTGGACAAGTATATAGAAGAAAAATAA
- a CDS encoding CidA/LrgA family holin-like protein, producing MRVLRIMAQIAILFVYYYIGTLIVDFTGIIIPGSIIGLVLLWLTLYFKLIKVEFIQDGAGFLLAFLTLFFIPSTVAVVNYPELLSIAGAYLVIAVIVSTICTIVITGKVSQFIEKRENQEKEATDVVATPSNASHHR from the coding sequence GTGCGTGTACTTCGAATTATGGCGCAAATCGCTATTTTATTTGTTTACTACTATATTGGGACATTAATAGTAGATTTTACAGGTATTATAATTCCTGGTAGTATCATTGGGTTAGTTTTATTATGGCTAACTCTTTACTTTAAACTAATAAAAGTAGAATTTATTCAAGATGGAGCTGGTTTCTTATTAGCTTTTTTAACATTATTTTTTATTCCTTCAACAGTAGCGGTGGTCAATTATCCAGAGCTATTATCGATAGCCGGAGCGTACTTAGTCATTGCGGTAATTGTTAGCACAATATGTACAATTGTGATTACGGGGAAGGTAAGTCAATTTATTGAGAAACGTGAAAATCAAGAAAAGGAGGCGACTGACGTTGTTGCAACTCCTTCAAATGCTAGTCATCATCGTTAG
- a CDS encoding NAD(P)H-dependent flavin oxidoreductase produces the protein MHWRTRVTQLLNVEYPIIQGGLAYLAYAELAAAVSNAGGLGQITAMSLATPAELRAEINKVRALTDKPFGVNFAIGQHGTGYEKMVEVAGEMNVPVVTMTGGNPAPIFNILKGAPCKKMVLVAARRQAQKAEQLGADAVMVVGQEGGGHLGRDDVGTIVLVPQVVDSVSIPVIASGGIGDGRGWMAAHALGAEGIEMGTRFIATKECVHASKEYIDALLASTEADTTVIKRSLGAPARAIRNDFTEQILRLEAVTPTYDALKTYISGAANKKFIYEGNPEQGFGWAGQVAGMIQDVPSVQQLISRMVAQAEAIRLKWGQ, from the coding sequence ATGCATTGGCGAACACGTGTAACACAGTTATTAAATGTCGAGTATCCTATTATTCAAGGTGGTCTAGCGTATTTAGCGTATGCCGAGCTTGCCGCAGCAGTGTCGAATGCAGGAGGACTCGGACAAATAACGGCAATGAGCTTAGCTACGCCGGCTGAGCTGCGGGCAGAAATTAATAAAGTACGAGCGTTAACAGATAAACCTTTTGGTGTAAATTTTGCAATTGGTCAGCACGGTACAGGCTACGAAAAAATGGTAGAAGTTGCGGGGGAAATGAATGTGCCAGTTGTAACAATGACAGGAGGCAATCCTGCGCCAATTTTTAATATTTTAAAAGGTGCGCCATGTAAAAAAATGGTACTTGTTGCGGCGCGTCGACAAGCACAAAAGGCAGAACAACTAGGTGCAGATGCTGTTATGGTTGTAGGGCAAGAAGGAGGAGGTCACTTAGGGCGTGACGATGTCGGTACAATCGTTTTAGTGCCACAAGTGGTAGATAGTGTCTCAATCCCTGTAATCGCTTCTGGAGGCATCGGAGACGGTCGAGGATGGATGGCTGCACATGCACTAGGAGCAGAAGGGATTGAAATGGGGACACGCTTTATTGCAACGAAAGAATGTGTCCATGCGTCGAAGGAATATATTGATGCACTGCTTGCAAGTACAGAAGCTGATACAACGGTAATTAAACGTTCGCTTGGTGCTCCGGCACGTGCCATTCGCAATGACTTCACGGAGCAAATTTTACGACTAGAAGCGGTGACACCTACATATGATGCGTTGAAAACCTATATAAGTGGAGCGGCTAATAAGAAATTCATCTATGAAGGGAATCCTGAACAAGGTTTCGGCTGGGCTGGCCAAGTAGCCGGAATGATTCAAGATGTGCCGTCTGTTCAACAGTTAATTAGCCGAATGGTTGCGCAAGCAGAGGCAATCCGTTTAAAATGGGGACAGTAA
- a CDS encoding UPF0223 family protein → MEYSYPLSTDWSTQEMVDVVKFFEAVEAAYEKGIKREVVMAAYRSFKEVVPSQSEEKTLCREFEEVSGYVCFRVVKLAKELADGQIVRMR, encoded by the coding sequence ATGGAATATTCATACCCATTATCGACGGATTGGTCGACGCAAGAAATGGTAGATGTTGTAAAGTTTTTTGAAGCAGTAGAAGCAGCTTACGAAAAAGGCATCAAACGCGAAGTTGTCATGGCGGCATATCGCAGCTTTAAAGAAGTTGTTCCTTCTCAATCAGAAGAAAAAACACTTTGCCGTGAATTTGAAGAAGTGAGCGGTTACGTATGCTTCCGTGTTGTAAAATTAGCGAAAGAACTAGCTGACGGACAAATTGTTCGCATGCGTTAA
- the lpdA gene encoding dihydrolipoyl dehydrogenase, which translates to MVVGDFPIEIDTLVVGAGPGGYVAAIRAAQTGQKVTVVEKGQLGGVCLNVGCIPSKALISVGHRFEQAKHSDDMGVVASEVKLDWAKAQEFKDGVVKKLVGGVAGLLKGNKIDVVSGEAYFVDANTVRVINEDSAQTYTFKNAILATGSRPVEIPTFKFTKRVINSSGALSLPEVPGKLVVIGGGYIGTELGSAFANLGSQVTIIEGGKDILAGFEKQMTQIVKKGLKKKGVEIAVNASAKGVEETETGVIVTYEVGGEEKNVEADYVLVTVGRRPNTDEIGLEAVGIEFAERGLLKVDKQCRTNVPNIYAIGDIVAGPQLAHKASYEGKVAAEAIAGEHSVVDYLAIPAVCFTDPELATVGLNEEQAKAEGLEVKAAKFPFAANGRALALNATDGFVKLVARKEDGLLVGAQIVGAGASDMIAEMGLAIEAGMTAEDIALTIHAHPTLGEITMEAAEVLLGNPIHIVSK; encoded by the coding sequence ATGGTAGTAGGAGATTTTCCAATCGAGATTGATACTCTTGTTGTAGGGGCAGGTCCAGGAGGGTATGTTGCAGCAATTCGTGCAGCACAAACAGGACAAAAAGTAACAGTTGTAGAAAAAGGTCAATTAGGTGGCGTTTGTTTAAACGTTGGCTGTATCCCATCAAAAGCTTTAATTTCTGTAGGTCACCGTTTCGAGCAAGCAAAACATTCAGATGACATGGGTGTAGTAGCTTCAGAAGTGAAACTTGACTGGGCAAAAGCACAAGAATTCAAAGATGGTGTAGTGAAAAAATTAGTAGGCGGCGTTGCAGGCTTACTTAAAGGCAATAAAATTGATGTAGTAAGCGGTGAAGCTTACTTCGTAGACGCAAACACTGTACGCGTAATTAACGAAGATTCAGCACAAACATATACATTTAAAAATGCGATCCTAGCAACAGGTTCTCGTCCGGTAGAAATTCCGACGTTCAAATTTACGAAGCGCGTAATTAACTCAAGCGGAGCACTTTCTTTACCAGAAGTTCCTGGTAAATTAGTTGTTATTGGTGGCGGTTACATTGGAACTGAGTTAGGTTCAGCATTTGCTAACTTAGGTTCTCAAGTGACAATTATTGAAGGCGGTAAAGACATTTTAGCTGGCTTTGAAAAACAAATGACGCAAATCGTGAAAAAAGGCCTTAAAAAGAAAGGCGTTGAAATTGCAGTAAACGCTTCTGCTAAAGGTGTTGAAGAAACAGAAACTGGCGTTATCGTAACTTATGAAGTAGGTGGCGAAGAAAAGAACGTGGAAGCAGATTATGTGTTAGTAACTGTAGGTCGTCGTCCAAACACAGACGAAATCGGCTTAGAAGCAGTTGGTATCGAGTTTGCAGAACGTGGACTTCTTAAAGTGGATAAGCAATGCCGTACGAATGTTCCGAATATTTATGCAATCGGTGATATCGTTGCAGGTCCTCAGCTTGCACATAAAGCGTCTTACGAGGGTAAAGTAGCGGCGGAAGCAATTGCTGGAGAACATTCTGTTGTAGATTACCTTGCAATCCCTGCTGTATGCTTTACAGATCCAGAATTGGCTACAGTTGGTTTAAACGAAGAGCAAGCAAAAGCGGAAGGCCTTGAAGTGAAAGCTGCTAAATTCCCATTCGCTGCAAACGGTCGTGCTTTAGCGTTAAATGCAACTGACGGTTTCGTGAAGCTTGTTGCGCGAAAAGAAGATGGTTTACTAGTAGGCGCTCAAATCGTTGGTGCTGGGGCATCAGATATGATCGCTGAAATGGGCTTAGCTATTGAAGCAGGTATGACAGCTGAAGATATCGCTCTTACAATTCACGCTCACCCAACTTTAGGTGAAATTACAATGGAAGCTGCCGAAGTATTACTGGGCAACCCAATCCATATCGTATCTAAATAA
- a CDS encoding YktB family protein has protein sequence MNKIQWTSEDFSVFQINGLSDRMDALTSIIRPKFHQLGEVYSSYFSAQTGDEFFPHVAKHARRTVNPPQDSWVAYAPYKRGYKALPHFQIGLWGTHLFIVTAIIYEAPQKQEMAQRLLNHLELFDALSDDYIVSGDHMSPDAITLAEARDAKLEQLITRLRDVKKGEFLVGRHIAAEDAIKMSPEKFTALTEETFDALLPIYNVIIGK, from the coding sequence TTGAATAAAATACAATGGACTTCTGAAGACTTCAGCGTTTTCCAAATAAATGGATTGAGCGATAGAATGGACGCATTAACTTCTATTATTAGACCTAAATTTCACCAACTAGGTGAAGTATATTCCTCTTATTTCAGCGCACAAACTGGTGATGAGTTTTTTCCACATGTCGCTAAACATGCCAGACGCACTGTGAACCCGCCGCAAGATTCTTGGGTAGCTTATGCACCCTATAAACGAGGCTATAAAGCATTACCTCATTTCCAAATTGGCTTATGGGGTACGCATTTATTTATCGTAACTGCAATTATTTACGAAGCTCCCCAAAAGCAAGAGATGGCACAGCGGTTATTAAATCATCTCGAATTATTTGACGCATTATCAGACGACTATATCGTTTCAGGTGATCATATGTCTCCAGATGCGATTACGCTTGCTGAGGCACGTGATGCAAAGCTTGAACAGCTTATTACCCGTTTACGTGATGTGAAAAAAGGTGAATTTTTAGTTGGACGTCATATTGCTGCTGAAGATGCAATTAAAATGTCACCAGAAAAATTCACAGCACTTACAGAAGAAACTTTTGACGCGTTACTACCGATTTATAATGTAATTATTGGCAAGTAA
- a CDS encoding aminotransferase class I/II-fold pyridoxal phosphate-dependent enzyme, which yields MSQLETPLFDVLLKHRNRHPIQFHIPGHKKGQGMDPAFREFVGDNVLSIDLINIAPLDDLHSPKGAIMEAQKLAAEAFGADHTFFSVQGTSGAIMTMVLTVVGPGDKILVPRNVHKSIMSAIVFAGAIPIFIHPEVDSELGISHGISPESVERALDKYPDAKAVLVINPTYFGFAADLQRIVDIVHAHNIPVIVDEAHGVHIKFHDDLPLSAMQAGADMAATSVHKLGGSMTGSSILNVREGLVSAKRVQAVFSMLTTTSTSYPLLASLDTARRQLAIHGYDLLDEAIRLAKDSRKRINSIPHLNCVGREKLGSSATFDMDPTKLLISVKDLGITGHEAEEWLRHNANIEVELSDLYNILCLVTLGDTKKEINLLINALTRMSKAFDSEAAIKETNVNIPEIPALAMTPRDAFYAQTESIPLAEAEGYICAEFIMVYPPGIPIFIPGEIITQDNINYIQMNIAAGLPVQGPEDDTLKTIRVIKERKAIY from the coding sequence TTGTCACAGTTAGAGACTCCATTGTTCGACGTTTTACTCAAGCATCGAAACAGACATCCGATTCAGTTCCATATTCCAGGTCATAAGAAAGGTCAAGGAATGGACCCGGCGTTTCGAGAGTTCGTCGGCGACAACGTTTTATCAATAGATTTAATTAATATCGCTCCACTAGATGATTTACATTCGCCAAAAGGTGCAATTATGGAAGCGCAGAAGCTTGCTGCAGAAGCCTTTGGTGCTGATCACACATTCTTTTCCGTTCAAGGTACTAGTGGTGCCATTATGACGATGGTTCTGACCGTCGTTGGTCCAGGCGATAAAATTTTAGTACCACGGAATGTTCATAAATCTATTATGTCTGCAATTGTATTCGCTGGAGCGATTCCTATTTTCATTCATCCTGAGGTAGATTCTGAGCTTGGTATTTCTCACGGAATTTCTCCAGAATCAGTTGAAAGAGCACTCGATAAATATCCAGATGCAAAAGCAGTACTTGTAATAAACCCAACGTATTTTGGCTTTGCTGCCGATTTACAACGAATTGTCGATATTGTACATGCACATAATATTCCAGTAATCGTAGACGAAGCACATGGTGTACATATCAAATTCCATGATGATTTACCGTTATCTGCGATGCAAGCTGGCGCAGATATGGCGGCAACAAGCGTTCACAAGCTGGGTGGCTCTATGACTGGTAGTTCAATTTTAAATGTGCGTGAAGGTTTAGTATCGGCTAAGAGAGTACAAGCGGTATTTTCAATGCTTACAACAACATCAACTTCTTATCCATTACTTGCTTCTCTTGACACGGCTCGTCGTCAACTTGCGATTCATGGCTATGATTTACTTGACGAAGCAATTCGTTTAGCAAAAGATTCACGTAAACGCATTAATTCGATTCCTCATTTAAATTGTGTTGGACGAGAAAAGTTGGGTTCATCCGCTACATTTGATATGGATCCTACAAAACTATTAATTAGCGTCAAAGATCTTGGTATCACAGGACATGAAGCAGAGGAATGGCTACGTCACAACGCCAATATCGAGGTCGAATTATCGGACCTATACAATATATTATGTCTTGTAACATTAGGGGATACGAAGAAAGAAATAAATCTACTTATCAATGCGTTAACACGTATGTCAAAAGCATTTGATTCAGAAGCAGCCATTAAAGAAACGAATGTCAATATTCCCGAAATCCCTGCTCTTGCGATGACACCACGTGATGCGTTTTATGCACAAACCGAAAGCATTCCACTAGCAGAAGCAGAGGGCTATATTTGCGCTGAATTTATAATGGTGTATCCACCTGGGATTCCTATTTTTATTCCTGGGGAAATAATTACGCAAGATAACATAAACTATATTCAAATGAATATTGCAGCAGGACTACCTGTTCAAGGACCAGAAGATGATACATTAAAAACCATTCGTGTTATTAAGGAACGCAAAGCAATTTACTAG
- a CDS encoding LrgB family protein, with the protein MLQLLQMLVIIVSTVVLFVLLNKLYLKVGNPFLLPILTATIITAVVLLLFNIPYDTYMEGGQWISRMLGPAVVALAFPLYNQRSIILKYKYSILISLVVAMISGLVSVYSFLKLTNASTSFLLTSLPKSLTTPVAMQVSESIGGIAPLTVVLVMVAGFTGAILGPFVFKIARIDTAISRGVAMGSASHGVGLAKLKEYGEQDLSIGSLSMGLSAVLGAFLCPLFAMFFM; encoded by the coding sequence TTGTTGCAACTCCTTCAAATGCTAGTCATCATCGTTAGTACTGTTGTTCTGTTTGTGCTGTTAAATAAATTGTATTTAAAAGTGGGAAACCCATTTTTACTACCTATATTAACGGCTACTATTATTACGGCTGTTGTACTTTTATTGTTTAATATTCCGTACGATACATATATGGAAGGTGGACAGTGGATTTCGAGAATGCTAGGTCCGGCTGTTGTAGCCTTAGCCTTCCCGCTTTACAATCAGCGCTCAATTATTTTGAAATATAAATATTCTATATTAATTAGTTTAGTCGTGGCGATGATTTCTGGGTTAGTAAGCGTATATTCGTTTTTAAAGCTAACGAATGCAAGTACATCATTTTTATTGACATCCTTACCGAAATCATTAACTACGCCAGTTGCGATGCAAGTAAGTGAATCCATTGGAGGGATTGCGCCGTTAACAGTCGTACTTGTAATGGTTGCTGGATTTACAGGGGCAATTCTCGGTCCGTTTGTGTTTAAAATAGCGCGAATTGATACAGCAATTAGCCGTGGTGTGGCAATGGGAAGTGCAAGTCACGGAGTAGGATTAGCGAAATTAAAGGAATACGGGGAGCAGGATTTATCGATTGGCTCGCTCTCAATGGGATTAAGTGCCGTTTTAGGTGCCTTTTTATGTCCGCTATTTGCAATGTTTTTTATGTAA